The following are encoded together in the Anopheles nili chromosome 3, idAnoNiliSN_F5_01, whole genome shotgun sequence genome:
- the LOC128723893 gene encoding uncharacterized protein LOC128723893 produces MANLTRLVLGICLLLLAFETCPVLSDSEEPQTEDDQETVTEETQEPTAAPEGEATEQEDQNEGVSNGNLLSQASMVNIFVAPSACKPGYRVDHKGKCRPAL; encoded by the exons ATGGCGAATCTGACGCGTTTGGTGCTGGgaatttgtttgctgctgctggcgttcGAAACGTGCCCCGTTTTATCCGATTCGGAAGAACCACAAACCGAGGACGATCAGGAGACCGTGACCGAAGAAACGCAGGAACCCACCGCGGCACCGGAAGGCGAAGCGACTGAGCAGGAGGACCAAAACGAGGGCGTTTCGAACGGGAACCTGTTGTCGCAAGCATCGATG GTGAACATCTTCGTCGCACCGAGCGCCTGCAAACCGGGCTACCGTGTCGATCATAAGGGCAAGTGTCGGCCCGCGCTGTAG
- the LOC128723894 gene encoding uncharacterized histidine-rich protein DDB_G0274557-like — translation MVDGKRAFAIRMRSKSNHNTGTALGRNSRKNYHHMHQEGVGGMVRNPPVPDIQPPRPIGWSVDGHSNPMGPPPAYPGLGHHAVPAGGAPPAYSHSKINPPSYAEAVGGHHQHAYAAAAPLVGPRHYDYNHNSALYGDSNAIGSSYGSSYGYHQRGSSPFSMGSILTGAALWHVAHGIGHHHHHHRHQLGGAGEHGTTSEEHYFHHNHHTHHGEGETSTLPPEVENPHIQVNANFDFGPSPNPQEVPPHEDATSEPTHAASSTET, via the coding sequence ATGGTGGACGGAAAGCGCGCCTTTGCGATCCGGATGCGAAGCAAGAGCAACCACAACACGGGCACGGCGTTGGGGCGTAATTCGCGCAAAAACTACCACCATATGCACCAGGAGGGCGTCGGTGGTATGGTGCGCAACCCACCCGTGCCAGATATTCAACCTCCGAGACCGATCGGGTGGAGTGTGGATGGACACTCGAACCCAATGGGACCCCCACCGGCGTACCCGGGACTAGGACACCACGCCGTACCGGCCGGTGGAGCACCACCGGCGTACTCACACTCGAAGATCAACCCACCGAGCTACGCGGAAGCCGTCGGAGGACATCATCAGCATGCGTACGCGGCTGCGGCTCCACTTGTCGGACCACGGCATTATGACTACAACCACAACAGCGCGCTGTATGGGGACTCGAACGCGATCGGATCGAGCTATGGGTCGAGCTACGGGTATCACCAGCGTGGTTCGAGTCCGTTCAGCATGGGAAGTATCCTGACCGGAGCAGCTCTCTGGCATGTGGCGCATGGGATCggacatcaccatcaccaccatcggcaTCAGCTCGGTGGTGCGGGTGAACACGGGACGACCTCGGAGGAGCACTACttccaccacaaccaccataCGCACCACGGGGAGGGCGAAACGAGCACgttgccaccggaagtggaaaaCCCGCACATCCAGGTGAACGCCAACTTCGACTTTGGGCCATCACCGAACCCACAGGAAGTGCCACCGCACGAGGATGCGACGAGTGAACCGACGCACGCGGCTAGCAGCACCGAAACGTGA
- the LOC128725916 gene encoding pre-mRNA-processing factor 17, with product MLHLKGYGSSNSDSEPEDKQTTATNSRTDGETSADATAHLKPIDSQYSVGKSLEICAAPLVVPMGQSEVSRAIQPTVKEINYNPRYEELFAPVAGPENPFLTQQMRAPKNMLTGFVENAHISDFQFENQRKTFHSYGYALDPSVDGKKVTPEEGPSYVGHLQAAYDTDGATVFESAKSKVNTGEKRKRVKNDAPEDVEGFLGPWGKFEDEQTVARPSEKEKAEIEEMMAKKHRRHKVKEDKPIEEKSILHIKDAFDYQGRSFLHPPHDVGVNLRRAGAPDRCFLPKAHIHSWTGHTKGISAIRFFPVSAHLLLSCSMDARVKLWEVYNERRCVRTYSGHRQAVRDVSFNNSGERFISAGYDRYLKLWDTETGDVISRFNSRKIPFCVKFHPDYNKQHLFVAGTSDKKIICWDTRTGEVVQEYDRHLGAVNTITFVDENRRFVTTSDDKSLRVWEWDIPVDMKYIADPTMHSMPAVTLAPNGKWLACQSLDNKIVIFSAINRFKMNRKKTFSGHMVSGYACNLDFSPDMSYLVSGDGDGKCYIWDWKTTKLYKKWQAHDNVCIATLWHPHEASKLVTAGWDGLIKYWD from the exons atgcTGCATCTGAAAGGTTACGGTAGCAGCAACAGTGATTCGGAACCGGAAGACAAACAAACGACGGCAACGAATAGTCGAACAGATGGTGAAACTTCGGCGGATGCGACTGCTCACCTAAAGCCAATCGACAGCCAGTATTCCGTAGGAAAATCGTTAGAAATATGCGCTGCACCGCTGGTGGTACCGATG GGTCAGTCGGAAGTTTCGCGCGCGATCCAACCCACCGTGAAGGAAATCAACTACAATCCGCGCTACGAAGAGCTTTTTGCTCCGGTTGCAGGTCCGGAGAACCCTTTCCTAACACAGCAAATGAGAGCACCAAAAAACATGCTCACCGGTTTTGTGGAGAATGCACACATCAGCGATTTTCAATTCGAAAACCAGCGCAAAACGTTCCACAGTTATGGGTACGCGCTGGATCCTTCGGTTGACGGTAAAAAAGTAACCCCAGAAGAAGGCCCGAGTTATGTCGGACACTTACAGGCGGCGTATGACACCGACGGAGCAACCGTATTCGAGTCGGCCAAATCCAAGGTGAATaccggggaaaaaagaaaacgcgtcAAGAACGACGCCCCGGAGGATGTGGAGGGATTCCTCGGTCCTTGGGGTAAGTTTGAAGATGAGCAGACGGTTGCACGACCGAGCGAAAAGGAGAAAGCTGAGATCGAGGAAATGATGGCAAAGAAACACCGCCGTCACAAGGTGAAGGAAGATAAACCAATCGAAGAAAAATCCATTTTGCACA TCAAAGACGCTTTCGATTATCAAGGACGATCATTTCTACATCCTCCGCACGATGTTGGAGTTAATTTGCGTAGAGCTGGTGCGCCTGACCGTTGCTTCTTACCGAAAGCCCACATTCACAGCTGGACGGGTCACACGAAGGGAATTTCCGCCATTAGATTTTTCCCCGTTTCTGCCCATTTGCTGCTGTCTTGTAGCATGGACGCTCGCGTGAAGTTGTGGGAAGTGTACAATGAGCGGCGCTGCGTTCGTACCTACTCTGGTCACCGGCAGGCGGTGCGTGACGTTAGCTTCAACAACAGTGGCGAGCGATTCATCTCAGCCGGATATGATCGGTACTTGAAGCTGTGGGACACGGAAACGGGAGACGTGATATCTCGGTTCAACTCGCGTAAGATTCCGTTCTGCGTCAAGTTCCACCCGGATTACAACAAACAGCATCTCTTTGTAGCGGGAACATCCGATAAAAAGATTATTTGT TGGGACACTCGTACGGGTGAAGTTGTGCAGGAGTACGATCGCCATCTCGGAGCGGTAAACACGATCACATTCGTGGATGAAAATCGACGCTTCGTGACGACCTCAGACGATAAGAGTTTGCGCGTTTGGGAATGGGACATCCCGGTGGACATGAAGTACATTGCCGATCCAACGATGCATTCGATGCCGGCCGTAACCCTAGCCCCGAACGGGAAGTGGCTGGCGTGTCAAAGTTTGGACAACAAGATCGTCATTTTTTCTGCAATTAATCGGTTCAAGATGAACCGCAAGAAAACGTTTAGCGGCCACATGGTATCGGGATACGCTTGTAATCTCGATTTTTCGCCTGATATGAGCTACCTGGTGTCGGGTGATGGTGACGGCAAGTGCTACATCTGGGACTGGAAAACGACGAAGCTATACAAGAAGTGGCAAGCGCACGATAACGTCTGCATAGCGACACTCTGGCATCCGCACGAGGCCAGTAAGCTTGTTACGGCAGGATGGGATGGTCTAATAAAGTACTGGGATTGA
- the LOC128726702 gene encoding uncharacterized protein LOC128726702, whose product MRIMCTIMAAVLGSTLLLVSIVFISASSRLNGGKFAEQIQKRKADDSREMDMWELVSSATVAPMGGAFERMVRFDELKRERDSVDLDQDPLEAENSHLVVQVYSVDSDQEGGNESTPGGSPVRSLMVENFATPKEILDGKPTDRVERKMFPPVRNIQEQLAKVESSEKPDTEALLQERFFVDDSANADVNHPMGRQYRNGYGAYARTTDDGMDLEREVPKLKPRPQPTSHTVPPFYDYNEQSSQRMLDEFFALRNQDAMAARRSNYEWGEGQLRSRTLEEIKQQNRAMASSRKKTPLEQPAGRSDREDDMSYDRYADYAEAEQRSMSYGSPRLGRKQRATPCTGTKTQVLNKVPIVAYDTKDSMPPTYMPDNSHRSQFERSRFQYWNPSMVFNPYAWDPYHMNMLRFPQCNACQQHARALCGKCGLCSDCCAHSKCTCGCLNG is encoded by the exons ATGCGAATAATGTGCACAATCATGGCAGCCGTTTTGGGCAGCACGTTGCTGCTGGTATCGATTGTTTTCATCAGCGCGAGCAGTCGCCTAAATGGTGGCAAGTTTGCAGAGCAGATCCAGAAACGGAAAGCCGACGACAGCCGGGAGATGGACATGTGGGAGCTGGTTTCATCGGCCACGGTTGCCCCGATGGGTGGTGCTTTCGAGCGGATGGTGCGGTTTGATGAGCTAAAGCGGGAACGTGACTCGGTTGATCTCGATCAGGATCCGTTGGAGGCCGAAAACAGCCATCTTGTGGTGCAAGTGTACTCGGTCGACTCGGATCAGGAAGGAGGGAATGAATCTACGCCAGGAGGCTCACCGGTTCGTTCgctgatggtggaaaactttgccacCCCCAAGGAGATCCTGGACGGGAAGCCAACTGATCGGGTAGAGCGGAAGATGTTCCCACCGGTCCGGAACATCCAGGAACAACTGGCGAAGGTGGAATCGAGCGAAAAGCCGGACACGGAGGCACTTTTGCAGGAGCGATTCTTCGTGGATGACAGTGCGAATGCTGACGTGAATCACCCCATGGGACGCCAGTACCGTAATGGATATGGAGCCTACGCTCGTACAACGGACGATGGTATGGATCTGGAACGGGAAGTCCCAAAGCTCAAGCCAAGACCACAGCCTACGTCCCACACGGTGCCACCATTCTACGATTACAACGAGCAGTCGAGCCAGCGAATGTTGGATGAGTTTTTCGCACTCCGCAACCAGGACGCTATGGCTGCCCGCAGATCCAACTACGAGTGGGGTGAGGGACAGCTACGATCACGGACACTAGAGGAGATAAAGCAGCAGAACCGGGCGATGGCGTCCTCACGAAAGAAGACCCCACTGGAACAACCTGCAGGACGATCGGACCGGGAAGACGACATGAGCTACGATCGGTACGCCGATTACG CTGAGGCAGAACAACGTTCGATGAGCTACGGATCACCACGGTTAGGGCGCAAACAGCGTGCGACACCGTGTACGGGTACTAAAACGCAAGTCCTTAACAAGGTACCGATTGTGGCGTACGATACCAAGGATTCGATGCCACCGACGTACATGCCCGACAATTCGCACCGTTCGCAGTTCGAGCGGTCCCGCTTCCAGTACTGGAACCCTTCGATGGTGTTCAACCCGTACGCCTGGGATCCGTACCACATGAATATGCTGCGATTTCCACAGTGCAACGCCTGCCAGCAGCACGCACGAGCCCTTTGCGGCAAGTGTGGCCTGTGCAGTGACTGCTGCGCCCACAGCAAGTGCACCTGCGGATGTCTGAACGGCTGA
- the LOC128726589 gene encoding uncharacterized protein LOC128726589 — translation MAESAAVTDSTNGKDTEQFLASENYFNTNRPETVILTKEETHLDYFDSYRETNSSYDENDTGDDDEDHEDPYMELFMDAYRSAPASSDEEEDEKQNNNSIQPAAKPLCLMEDFDLWDYMDESELQERLKDHPQLLEVITRKRKRMILEEEGSATSNDELCDMMNRTKCFRIDPTSLSS, via the exons ATGGCGGAAAG CGCTGCTGTCACAGATTCTACAAATGGAAAAGATACGGAACAATTTTTGGCTTCAGAAAACTATTTCAATACGAATAGACCTGAGACAGTTATACTAACGAAGGAAGAAACTCACTTGGACTACTTCGATAGCTATCGCGAAACAAATAGTTCATACGACGAAAATGATACAGGCGATGATGACGAGGATCATGAAGATCCCTATATGGAACTGTTTATGGACGCCTACCGTTCCGCGCCAGCATCGTCTGACgaggaagaagatgaaaaacaaaacaataattcTATCCAACCAGCGGCAAAGCCACTTTGCCTGATGGAGGATTTCGATCTATGGGATTACATGGACGAGAGTGAACTGCAGGAGCGATTGAAAGACCATCCACAACTTTTGGAGGTGATAactcgcaaacgcaaacggatGATACTTGAGGAAGAAGGGTCAGCGACATCAAACGATGAACTGTGTGATATGATGAACAGAACGAAATGTTTTCGAATCGATCCAACCAGCTTGTCGAGCTAG
- the LOC128723892 gene encoding uncharacterized protein LOC128723892, producing the protein MLWKWLEDNFKYRRKRLLLFGRRSPSVLEVSGRAKISKKQYDALLVCVDYLERNITVHGLFVISGSVLQVKKIFDKIRSGCPHLEEYLRTVQAPRECAMAFQQFLSIYRVQVLPQRCTDVIVGDVASVPKRLIALDVLNLLHEEFDDTRLNFAKRYLQLMRRYTVYGYLRPTEVHIALTPFLALPKILPGPHVRRNMLSKSMTLLELFLLAGLLDDPVALSEELHQACVSYWGATEGKKGP; encoded by the exons ATGTTGTGGAAGTGGCTGGAGGACAACTTTAAGTACCGCCGGAAGCG CCTTTTGCTTTTCGGCAGAAGAAGTCCCTCCGTCCTGGAGGTGAGCGGACGAGCGAAGATCAGCAAAAAGCAGTACGACGCCCTTCTGGTGTGTGTCGATTATTTAGAACGCA ACATTACCGTGCACGGGCTGTTTGTGATCAGTGGAAGCGTATTGCAGGTGAAGAAAATATTCGATAAAATTAGGTCTGGCTGTCCGCACCTGGAAGAGTATTTGCGCACCGTCCAGGCACCCCGGGAGTGTGCGATGGCGTTCCAACAGTTCCTGTCCATCTATCGTGTGCAGGTTCTACCGCAGCGCTGCACGGATGTCATAGTCG GTGACGTCGCCAGCGTTCCGAAGCGGCTGATCGCACTGGATGTGCTCAATTTGCTACACGAGGAGTTTGACGATACGCGGCTTAATTTCGCCAAGCGTTACCTGCAGCTGATGCGGCGTTATACCGTTTACGGATACCTACGGCCCACAGAAGTGCACATTGCCCTTACGCCGTTCCTCGCGCTGCCAAAAATACTTCCCGGTCCCCACGTGCGCCGGAACATGCTTTCGAAATCGATGACACTGCTGGAGCTTTTTCTGCTCGCTGGACTGCTGGACGATCCGGTTGCACTTTCCGAAGAGTTACATCAAGCCTGCGTATCGTACTGGGGGGccaccgaagggaaaaagggacccTAA